GCAGACCAGCAGTAGCATGGGAAAGAAGGTGGACTGAGGGAACTCTTCCACTCTGGCTTGTTGCCACAGCTGGGGGTATCGCAGTTATATTCGTTTTAGGAATATTTTTCTATGGTTCCTATAATGGAGTAGGTTCAGCATAAAATTCTTAAATTTTTAGGTTGTTTCTAATAATCTAAGATTTCAATAAGAATCTATAAATATCTCTAATTTTTCCTTTGTGGAATTAGGGATATTTTCTTTTTGGGTTATCAAGCCATCTTTTAATGAAAAATGAGACTTGCTTTTTGGTCTCTCTTTCTCAATAACTTTAGCCAATTCAGATATTATTTTATTAGCGACTTCAGTATTCGATCTAAGATTATCCAAAACCATCTCAACAGATACTTCTTGATGCGTTTCATGCCAGCAATCATAATCAGTAACCATAGATAATGAGGAATAAGCTATCTCAGCCTCTTTTGCTAATCTTGCCTCCGTATGATTTGTCATTCCTATTATCGAACAGCCCCAACTTCTATATAAATTGGATTCTGCTCGGGTTGAAAAAGCTGGCCCTTCCATTGCTAAATAAGTTCCTCCTCTATGTAATTGTCTCCCGCCAGGAATATGTTTTTCTCCAACTTCACCCAATATTCTGGATAAATTTGTACAAAAAGGATCCCCCATAGTGACATGAGCAACTGCACCATCATTAAAGAATGATGCAGGTCTATTTTGAGTTCTGTCTATAAATTGGTCAGGTACAACTATATCTAATGGTCTGATTTGTTCTTGAAGGGAGCCAACTGCTGATGGAGCGACAATCCATCTTACGCCTATTGATCTTAGAGCCCAAATATTAGCTTTATAAGGAATTTCAGTAGGATTTAATCGATGTGTTCTTCCATGTCTTGGAATGAACGCTATCTCTAAATTGCCAAGCTTATATACTCTTATTGAATCAGAAGGTTTACCATAGGGAGTATTGATTTCTATTTCTCTTAAATACTCTATTTGATCCATTGAGTAAAATCCGCTCCCACCTATTATGCCTAATCTTGAATGTTCAATTGGTAGTAAATGTTCTTTATTCATTTTGATTTAAATGACGTTTAATCATCTAGTACTAATTGGAGGAGGACATACAAATGTTCTTTTAATTAAGAAATGGTTAATGAGTCCGAAATTAATGCCAGAAATTCCTGTTTCAATTATATCCACAGATTCTCATTTGGTTTATTCAGCGATGTTTCCATCGGTGATTTCAAAATCAATTTCTTTAGAAGAAAGTTTAATTGATATAAGATCATTAGCAAAAAATGCAAAAGTATCTTTTATTGAAGAAGAAGTAAAAGATATTGATTTTAATTTAAAAAAGATTGTTTTAAGAAATAGACCACCAGTGAATTATTCGAAGTTGGTTCTTAATTATGGAAGTCAAACAAGAATTCCAAATGAATTTAAGTCACTAGTTAAAAATAAAAATGCTTTTCCAATTAAACCTTTTTTGAGGGCTTATGACTTAATACAAAAAGAGGACATTTTTGATTCAGTTAATGAACTTCCATTTGTAATTGTTGGGAGTGGCCTTGCTGCAATTGAAGTATCATATGCTTTGAGAAGAAGATGGGAAGGTAGATCCTTAAAATTATTATGTGATTCAAGAAAACTTAATAATATAATTCTAAAAAGTTTACGGAATTCAAATATTGATTTAGTTGAAAACCTTGATTTTGATTGCGGCAAGATTCTTTTATGTACTGGAAATACATCCCCTTTATGGGCACAAAAAAAATTATTTGATTCGGATTCTAATGGCAGGATAATCACAAATCAGAATTTGCAGTTGAAAAGTTTCTCTGGAATCTTTGCTGTAGGTGATTGTGCAGTTTTAGATTCAGCAAAAAGACCAGCATCGGGAGTTTTTGCAGTAAAAGTTGTAAATACATTAGTCCAAAATCTAAAAAAGGATATAGAAGGGGGATCATTAAAAAAGTGGTTTCCTCAAAGGTTCGGGTTGCAAATAGTTAATATATTTCCAAGCCATCATCCAAAGGCTTTTGCTATTTATCGCAATTTTGTTTTTGGTCCTTCTTTTCTTTTTTGGATTTTTAAGCATAAAATTGACCTGAATTTTATTAACCAGTTCAGATCAAAAAGGCTAATTATGAAAAGTAGTGGAAAAAATATTTCATTGAATGATTGCAGGGGATGTGCCGCTAAAATTCCTCAGATTGTTTTGAATAAATCATTAATAGATTCTAGTTTAGATTCTTTTGCTTCATCCCCTGAAGATTCAGTTGAGATCTATCAAAATGGTCAAGATACTATCTTACAAAGTGTAGATGGATTCCCTGCTTTGGTGAGCGATCCTTGGCTTAATGCGAAAATTACTACTTTGCATGCTTGCTCAGATTTGTGGGCATGCGGAGCAAAACTTACATCAGCGCAGGCTTTAATATCATTGCCAAAAGTTGAAAGGGAATTTCAAAGTTACCTCTTTTCTCAATCCCTTCAAGGGATTAAATCAACCGTTGA
This window of the Prochlorococcus sp. MIT 1314 genome carries:
- a CDS encoding photosystem II reaction center protein J; the encoded protein is MSKLKGPDGRIPDRLPDGRPAVAWERRWTEGTLPLWLVATAGGIAVIFVLGIFFYGSYNGVGSA
- the mtnP gene encoding S-methyl-5'-thioadenosine phosphorylase; its protein translation is MNKEHLLPIEHSRLGIIGGSGFYSMDQIEYLREIEINTPYGKPSDSIRVYKLGNLEIAFIPRHGRTHRLNPTEIPYKANIWALRSIGVRWIVAPSAVGSLQEQIRPLDIVVPDQFIDRTQNRPASFFNDGAVAHVTMGDPFCTNLSRILGEVGEKHIPGGRQLHRGGTYLAMEGPAFSTRAESNLYRSWGCSIIGMTNHTEARLAKEAEIAYSSLSMVTDYDCWHETHQEVSVEMVLDNLRSNTEVANKIISELAKVIEKERPKSKSHFSLKDGLITQKENIPNSTKEKLEIFIDSY
- the selD gene encoding selenide, water dikinase SelD, which codes for MTFNHLVLIGGGHTNVLLIKKWLMSPKLMPEIPVSIISTDSHLVYSAMFPSVISKSISLEESLIDIRSLAKNAKVSFIEEEVKDIDFNLKKIVLRNRPPVNYSKLVLNYGSQTRIPNEFKSLVKNKNAFPIKPFLRAYDLIQKEDIFDSVNELPFVIVGSGLAAIEVSYALRRRWEGRSLKLLCDSRKLNNIILKSLRNSNIDLVENLDFDCGKILLCTGNTSPLWAQKKLFDSDSNGRIITNQNLQLKSFSGIFAVGDCAVLDSAKRPASGVFAVKVVNTLVQNLKKDIEGGSLKKWFPQRFGLQIVNIFPSHHPKAFAIYRNFVFGPSFLFWIFKHKIDLNFINQFRSKRLIMKSSGKNISLNDCRGCAAKIPQIVLNKSLIDSSLDSFASSPEDSVEIYQNGQDTILQSVDGFPALVSDPWLNAKITTLHACSDLWACGAKLTSAQALISLPKVEREFQSYLFSQSLQGIKSTVEDHGGELLGGHTFEARSLVNKPYSLGIDISLTVQGILKNGAKPWLKSGMNDGDILMMSRPLGVGIYFASQMQNINILGSSSEIINNLVQSQQYLIDEIYLFQDQFKESLVNAATDITGYGFIGHLKEMVESSNLYRESNNLEPLKVFLDLLAFKAYPGVFDLIRKDIRSTLFESNKEIFDTIYEGNQQKRIINFFNENSLDKETFYERISLLLDPQTCGPLLISCNRKFENTLKDKWYKVGEVVKM